Proteins encoded within one genomic window of Cucumis sativus cultivar 9930 chromosome 3, Cucumber_9930_V3, whole genome shotgun sequence:
- the LOC101221475 gene encoding uncharacterized protein LOC101221475 isoform X1 has protein sequence MTEIKAIGVVGGGQMGSGIAQLAATYGHQVWLIDSDSAALAKATDSISSSIQRLVSRNLLSREIGANALQRLKFSTDLKELHSADVIIEAILESEDVKRKLFVELDKIAKRSSILASNTSSIPITRLASATTRPEQVIGMHFMNPPPVMKLVEIVRGADTSNETFDAIKILAERLGKTVICSQDYSGFIVNRILMPMINEAFFALYTGVATKEDIDTGMKLGTNHPMGPLELADFIGLDVCLSIMKVLHSGLGDNKYAPCPLLVQYVDAGRLGRKRRIGVYDYRKLPEPDKSKSRL, from the exons ATGACGGAAATCAAGGCCATTGGAGTCGTCGGCGGCGGTCAAATGGGCTCTGGAATTGCCCAACTCGCCGCCACATACGGCCATCAAGTTTGGTTAATTGATTCAGACTCTGCTGCTCTTGCTAAAGCAACCGATTCAATTTCTTCCTCAATCCAACGCCTGGTCTCTAGAAACCTTCTCTCTCGA GAAATTGGTGCCAATGCTCTTCAACgtctaaaattttcaactgaTTTAAAAGAGCTTCATTCAGCAGACGTCATCATTGAAGCTATCCTGGAATCGGAAGATGTTAAAAGAAAGCTATTTGTTGAATTAGATAAGATTGCAAAACGGTCTTCCATTCTAGCTTCTAATACAAGTTCCATCCCGATTACTCGCTTAGCATCGGCAACCACACGTCCTGAGCAG GTCATTGGCATGCATTTCATGAATCCTCCACCTGTAATGAAGTTGGTTGAGATTGTGCGAGGTGCGGATACATCCAATGAAACGTTTGATGCCATAAAAATCTTGGCCGAGAG GCTTGGCAAAACAGTGATATGCTCTCAGGACTACTCTGGCTTCATCGTGAACAGAATTCTAATGCCAATGATTAACGAGGCGTTTTTTGCACTCTACACGGGAGTGGCAACCAAGGAAGACATCGACACAGGAATGAAGCTAGGAACAAATCATCCCATGGGTCCCTTGGAGCTTGCAGACTTCATTGGTTTGGATGTTTGTTTATCAATCATGAAGGTTCTTCATTCTGGGCTTGGTGACAATAAATATGCTCCCTGCCCTCTTCTTGTGCAGTATGTCGATGCTGGTCGTTTGGGAAGAAAGCGGAGAATAGGCGTATATGATTACCGTAAACTACCAGAACCAGATAAATCCAAGTCTCGACTTTGA
- the LOC101221475 gene encoding uncharacterized protein LOC101221475 isoform X2, with product MTEIKAIGVVGGGQMGSGIAQLAATYGHQVWLIDSDSAALAKATDSISSSIQRLVSRNLLSREIGANALQRLKFSTDLKELHSADVIIEAILESEDVKRKLFVELDKIAKRSSILASNTSSIPITRLASATTRPEQVIGMHFMNPPPVMKLVEIVRGADTSNETFDAIKILAERLGKTVICSQDYSGFIVNRILMPMINEAFFALYTGVATKEDIDTGMKLGTNHPMGPLELADFIVCRCWSFGKKAENRRI from the exons ATGACGGAAATCAAGGCCATTGGAGTCGTCGGCGGCGGTCAAATGGGCTCTGGAATTGCCCAACTCGCCGCCACATACGGCCATCAAGTTTGGTTAATTGATTCAGACTCTGCTGCTCTTGCTAAAGCAACCGATTCAATTTCTTCCTCAATCCAACGCCTGGTCTCTAGAAACCTTCTCTCTCGA GAAATTGGTGCCAATGCTCTTCAACgtctaaaattttcaactgaTTTAAAAGAGCTTCATTCAGCAGACGTCATCATTGAAGCTATCCTGGAATCGGAAGATGTTAAAAGAAAGCTATTTGTTGAATTAGATAAGATTGCAAAACGGTCTTCCATTCTAGCTTCTAATACAAGTTCCATCCCGATTACTCGCTTAGCATCGGCAACCACACGTCCTGAGCAG GTCATTGGCATGCATTTCATGAATCCTCCACCTGTAATGAAGTTGGTTGAGATTGTGCGAGGTGCGGATACATCCAATGAAACGTTTGATGCCATAAAAATCTTGGCCGAGAG GCTTGGCAAAACAGTGATATGCTCTCAGGACTACTCTGGCTTCATCGTGAACAGAATTCTAATGCCAATGATTAACGAGGCGTTTTTTGCACTCTACACGGGAGTGGCAACCAAGGAAGACATCGACACAGGAATGAAGCTAGGAACAAATCATCCCATGGGTCCCTTGGAGCTTGCAGACTTCATTG TATGTCGATGCTGGTCGTTTGGGAAGAAAGCGGAGAATAGGCGTATATGA
- the LOC105434866 gene encoding uncharacterized protein LOC105434866, producing the protein MVTTIQRFCLDLTLSCGIRNHFLSDSSSSPPSNFITFNSPSFSATLSLTLTFLPNLKGISQHEKDRESRMRLLSQRALERSIRYESVICMAKRYAPETTKRKRLSRKRGGDPAKKKKTRRKGGGKDFKIVRLSSTARTGFFYAKKKSRKVADKIEVQKYDPIANRHVLFTEVK; encoded by the exons ATGGTGACAACAATTCAAAGGTTTTGTTTGGATTTGACGCTTTCTTGTGGAATAAGGAATCATTTTCTCAGTGATTCTTCGTCTTCACCTCCTTCAAACTTCATCACCTTCAACTCTCCCTCCTTCTCTGCTACCCTCTCGCTCACGCTCACCTTCCTTCCCAATCTCAAAGGTATTTCCCAACACGAGAAAGATCGGGAATCAAGAATGA GATTGTTGTCACAGAGGGCTCTGGAAAGATCAATTCGCTATGAATCCGTAATTTGCATGGCCAAAAGATATGCTCCTGAGACTACAAAGAGAAAG AGGTTGAGTAGGAAGCGGGGTGGTGATCCAgccaagaaaaagaagacaagGAGGAAAGGGGGAGGGAAAGATTTCAAAATAGTCCGGCTCTCCTCAACTGCTAGGACTGGTTTTTTCTATGCCAAGAAGAAAAGTAGGAAGGTGGCTGATAAGATTGAGGTCCAGAAATATGACCCTATTGCAAATCGCCATGTTCTGTTTACTGAAGTCAAGTGA
- the LOC101209052 gene encoding protein CUP-SHAPED COTYLEDON 2 produces MEGGGGQRSSDGYLPPGFRFHPTDEELIGHYLLKKVLNSHFSSPAIAHVDLNKSEPWDLPEKALMGEKEWYFFSVRDRKYPTGLRTNRATEAGYWKATGKDREIMSSKTNSLIGMKKTLVFYRGRAPKGQKSNWVMHEFRLAGKFSYHFLSAATSKDEWVISRVFKKTGSGNGATMHGGAMKKTCPNPEPSSPSSVSLPPLLDSSPYPSAAVAADATVSSAAYADGDDTREHELHVTCFSTNNLNYCSASAFPSFQENLQAPFLISPVGPSLVHLVGEAANLDGYGGGPTPEGSADVNASAYVWRF; encoded by the exons ATGGAAGGTGGCGGCGGACAGCGGAGCTCCGACGGGTACTTGCCTCCGGGGTTCCGGTTCCACCCGACCGATGAAGAGTTGATCGGGCATTACCTCTTGAAGAAGGTTCTGAACTCCCATTTCTCTTCACCGGCCATTGCTCATGTCGACCTCAACAAGTCCGAGCCATGGGACCTCCCTG AGAAAGCATTGATGGGGGAGAAAGAGTGGTATTTCTTCAGCGTGAGAGACCGGAAATACCCAACCGGATTGAGAACAAACCGGGCGACGGAAGCCGGGTACTGGAAAGCGACCGGGAAAGACCGGGAAATAATGAGCTCAAAAACCAACTCCTTGATTGGAATGAAGAAGACCCTTGTTTTCTACAGAGGCAGAGCTCCCAAAGGCCAAAAATCCAATTGGGTTATGCATGAATTTCGTCTCGCCGGCAAATTCTCTTACCATTTCCTCTCCGCCGCTACTTCCAAg GATGAATGGGTGATATCAAGAGTTTTCAAGAAGACCGGCTCTGGCAACGGGGCTACCATGCACGGCGGTGCAATGAAGAAGACTTGCCCGAATCCCGAACCCAGTTCCCCTTCCTCGGTATCTCTGCCTCCTCTTCTCGACTCATCCCCCTACCCCTCTGCCGCCGTCGCAGCCGACGCTACCGTCAGCTCGGCCGCTTATGCGGACGGCGACGACACAAGGGAGCACGAGCTGCACGTGACCTGTTTCTCCACCAACAACCTCAACTACTGCTCCGCTTCAGCCTTTCCGAGCTTTCAGGAGAATCTACAGGCGCCGTTCTTGATCTCCCCTGTGGGTCCGTCGCTGGTTCATCTCGTGGGGGAGGCAGCCAATTTGGATGGGTATGGCGGTGGTCCGACACCAGAGGGTTCTGCCGACGTGAATGCTTCAGCTTATGTGTGGAGATTCTGA